The Centropristis striata isolate RG_2023a ecotype Rhode Island chromosome 1, C.striata_1.0, whole genome shotgun sequence nucleotide sequence ggagAGCTCACACTCTAAATACACTCTAATAGACTTCAACTGTGTTTacagactgtctgtgtgttctgtgttctaatttatgtgcagacatcagaacacagaacacacggaaccctgagacacaatataacacacatcatcatttcaaatcacaacatcattttcaaatcataacattatagaaaaatatgttttgaaagatatatatatatatatatatgtatatatatatatatatattatatatataatagcatCTAAACTTAATTATATTACTTacttaattcatatatatatatatattatatattatattacttacttaattcatatatatatatatatatatatatatatatatatatatatatatatatatatgaattaagtAAGTAATATAATTAAGTTTAGATGCTTACATCTAAAGAAAAAGTGGTATATTGCACCAGGAGTTCACACTTTCAAAGCCCctttgtcttaatgtaaacaaCCAGTACCTTGGTGATTGGTCTGAAACTAAAGCAGAGACATAGGAGTAGACATTAGCAGCGTTTTCTTGCACTGGAATAGAACTTCTGACCACAAAACAGCTAAGATAAGACATACTCTATCGTTTTGTGGATTTATTTTGCTACTCTTTCGGGGCTAGCTTGCCGAGTTTTCACTGCAAAGGTGATGAGACTCTATGATATCTCTATAAGCAGCGGAGTCCCTGGCTTGGACACCGTTTGTGTGGTTTGGTTGAAGTGGTGACATTAGCAGAAGCACTAAAGTGGACATGCCCTGTTTTCGAATTTTTGTCACATGCCCATTTGATTGCTCGGGGATTGAACTATGTTTTGTCTGGGTGGCAATGCTTGGTAGAGGCTTTTAGCTGAGTTTCTCCCCGAAAATTTGGTGTGTTTCATGTTAGGATTGGTGCTTCCTAACAGATGCGGATCGTCTGTATTGTGAATGTATCtcatgctacctatacatcagaagactttgaaaagatttgggaAAGACTCCTGATAACTCTGGTGTCCCACCTGCTCACAtttaaagacaagtgtttattatcaagaatgtttccatgactgtagatgtaaaaattacgaaaaaaggacacaaaattatcgaaatagacacaaattgaccaaaaatagatgtacaaatgactaaaaaagacacaaaatgaccaaaaatacagtcacagaAAAAGGTATAGAGAGCAGCTGGTAGTTGGGTCATCTATAGCAGTTCCGTGACCGTGGAGAGCGAAGGTTGGTTTCTCACTGGATTTGTCACCTATAAGggttaaataagaaattgaGCCGGGGTGCCCCTCTCAAAAATGTGGGGAAAATTTTTGAGTGCCCTTAATCCAAAATGGCTACCGTCAGCCAAGCTGGAAATTATCTTTTTAATGGTTTGGACCACAGTACTGCATAATACATGGTTTCTGAGACTATTTGGGTCAAGAAAttcataaatgatgtaaatttaTTGATTTGACCTATTTTTGACCCAAATTCATGATGGCCGCCAATTTTTGGCTCTTTAAATGTCCATTTTTCAAAGTCGTCATAGAGCCTTAATATTAGGCTCAAATGAAAGCTCTGCTCATACTGAGTTCAGTTATGGATAGTAAAATTACAAGTAGGCTACACAGAAGTCATCAAAGGTCAAAAAGAGGTTGATGAGAAACTAATTTTTGCTGAAGtcctatactgccctacaaagcctaactgcagtaactacatttttggtcgaaattgagttatagctaaaaatgaactcctttatgtctgttttatcttgtgacaaagttttagatttcaattttgtaaGTAATTGCACTTTCCAAGGTGTGCTTTGGATATATTTACgcattttaatataaaacaaaagcagtgtagccttgtatttcttcattgtgttgaatagtgaagacaagaatattagaaattataattttatttgatagggaaattattatctacatAGTAATTAAGtagaaaagtgagataaaattagtgactaaaatataacattaccttataatattaagtctaaaatacacaaatatttgaatagagttgttaaacacttttaaatacacttacaacataattcatttttaaatgtttattcactgaaaacaaaatataaaagctgaaagtacactgtttttgcattactattagtacctttaacagcaaaaccagagtgcacttACTATAtgtttggggtcaaaggtcaaattaatcatcatgatttttgagcataaaaatgacgtcatcaatacatgtagaaataagtgtcatatcactgacctacctagaattaatttggctggccagttaaaaaacgttaaaaaactttaaaaccgTTTTTCTCAGTTCTACCTTtggtgtagttactgcagttagactttgtagggcagtatagtctAGCCATAATCCCCATAGGCCCAATAgtaaacccagaaatgttgagtaccctaaagttttattgcagaaatgtcatctataggcctaatggatggaatttaacttggttgctaaaagttCCTTGTGAAAAGACAAGTCTATAAGGTCtcagaaaaactttaaaaaagggAAGCTGAGAGTGTCGAGTGGCAGCAGATGTTATCTGTCATGGggtttgtgcgtgtgttttttaaaaacttcctTTTTGTGGTGTGATGGAGGTGTCAATAGATGGTTTGTGACAAGCTTTTCATGAGTAGAACATTACAGGCTAGACATTGAGCCTccagtgttttttgtaaatgaaatgtttaatagCTTTGCAGACCTGAACTGTTGAGAATTGAAAAGACCTGAAGCTAGCTGACTGTTACTATAGACATGAATGtgctttatttattctattgaaTTCGTTTTTCACAGGACTTCCtaaaacagttaaacagttaaaaaccACTTCAAATGATCCAGAACAGAACCATTGTCCTCAATCTGAAAGTCCTGCACTGGTTCCCAATTAGCTACAGAACTGATTTTAAAGCacttctgcttgtttttagtctttgaAGGGGGCGGAGCCAAACTACTGACATGACATGTCTAAACAGTATTCCCTTAGATCACAACATGAACAACTTCTAGTGAAACCAACTCTTTTTGGATGCTTTTTGCagttaatgcacacacacacacacacacacatacatatacacacacacacgcgcacacacgcattcacacacaaacacacatttacacgcacacacatacacacacacacacacacatgcacacacacacacacacacacacacacacacacgcacacacacctatatacacacacacaaacacacatttacacacacatgtacaaacacacacagacacgcacacaaacacttacacatgcacacacacacatacacacgcacacacacatatatatatacacacatacacacacacgcacacacacacacacacacacacacgcatacacacacacacacatatatatatatatatatatacacacatacacacacacacacacacatacacatacacacatacacacgcacacacacacacacaaacatatatatatatatacacacatacacacacacacacacacacacacacacacacacacacacacacatatatacacacacacacacacatacacacgcacacacacacacacaaacatatatatatatatatatacacacatacacacacacacgcacacacacacacacacatacacacacacacacatacacacgcacacacacacacaaacacacacacacacacacatatatatagacaCATACACGATTGCTACATACatgattttattagttttgaggaagaaaaaaacgtttatgtttttaatttatgtgtataaaataatttcattctgtctgtagtgttttaactgttgttgtgttttaaacAGACATTCAAACAGGTTTCACTTCCTTTATTTAGATTTCTGTTCCTCCCACTCTAACACGTTATAGGACTCCTACATGTCATGTGCTTTTCTTTAGATGAAACAAAGTCACCATGATATGATTATGATGAAGAGTTTCCCCTTCCTTCCCCATAACTCATGACCCAGGGAGCAGTATttgacctgcaccctacatgTTGTGAGTAAGGGAAAGATTTGAGATTATACTTGATCAAAactaaacagcagctgtaggattagagcattttttaaacttgacctcTCTGTATAAAATTACCTGCTATAAGCTCTGTTATAATCAcaacctcatgaaactttacaaccacaaactagagcaggggtctcaaactcaaattacctggaggggCTGCTGGAAGCAGtgtcaaaataaccaaaaaaagacacaaaattaccaaaaacaaaaagaaaaaaaaaagacacaaaatgatccaaaaaagacacaaaattactgaataatcattaaattactttaaaaagacagacagtatcaaaatgaccaaaaaaagacacaaaatgagagaaaaaacgaaattacttaaaaaagacacaaaatgacttaaaaaaatgacagaaaaaactaaattaccaaaaaaggatgtaaaatgaataaaaaagatacaaaattataaaattattttacagtttttaaaaataaaatacattactccacggTAAAATACTCttgcaccgtgtttgtaacaaaaatataatgtaatatatatacaagcttcactgtaatttctgcatttaatttttttttaaatactttttctcactgttaaatgtactaaacaccatatctctaacagaaatatactgtcatatttaaaggtaaaatctttaatttatgcagcatttataagtattttcttgtcaattatatggcagaacagcgtttcttttgatggaaaaactttttattttttacagtaaaatatggaataaaatggcaatcttaaacgtgaaatcaacagtgctactatcattttaccgtaatattacaacaAGTTGcactatattttagtcttaatatcatttaatctcacttttttacttcatcactatctagataataatttccctttcaaataaacttataattttttttattgtttttatgtttaaattagtatatatatacaaagcagactgtggtaagtgtaattactgcgtggttttgagttgattttgtggtttttatataattatttctctgaaataaagcaaaattgaaatctaaaactttgtcacaagataaaacaggcatcaaggagttcatttttagttataactcaattttgacttATAATGTAGTTACTGTGGGGCAGTATAGTTAATTCATAAATCAGACAAACACATGTGCTGTCTTTGTGAAtgctttattgctttattgatttaatcactaacaagaaaaaagcagaagaaaaacaccatttctcaaaaacacacaatttgatTACATTTGAGAAATTGAGAACCTATGTTGCTATAATTGCAAACAAAAGTAATACAAATGAAAAAGTGACAGTGTGAAAGATGCTACTAACTATATGCAAGATAATCATAAAATCAAATCCTTATTCTGTCATCAAAGCTGAGCTCAACCGGACTGACTGATACAgtttaaactgcaaaaaaggtgtttaaaaaccagatcaaacagtaaatctgagggaaatgatcttgctgcatggacagataatttcacttgacaagatttcttaaattaagattattaaatctagaaataagcatgttgaacgcttaaaataagaaattaactcttaaaacaagacaaataatctaacacttctaaatataaagctgctgctggcagctttaatttatattgttttaagagttaatttcatcattgtatctatttttggtcagtttgtgtcttttttggtcatttcacatcttttttggtcattttgtatctttttaatggtcattttatgtcttttttgtcaatttgtgtcttttcagtggTCAttcttacatatatttttgataattttgtgtctttttttagtcatttttacatctacagtcatggaaacattcttgataataaccaaaatcattatgaataaaaccaatcgaaaatatctagatatcaacAATATATATTCATCGCTGCGTGCAgccttattttatcttattttaagagttaatttcttattttaagtgttcaacatgcttatttctagatttaataatcttaatttaagaaatcttgtcaagtgaaattatctgtcaatgcagcaagatcatttccctcagatttactgtttgatctggtttttaacacctttttacagtataatctacCCTGTCTCTCCAAGAAGGACCCCGTTTCTGGTGTAGAAGACCTTGGCTAAAGATGGACTCATAGCGGAGGGAATGTATTCTTGGCAATGGTCTCCACTGAGACTTGGTGCACACTCGACTTCgtaggagaagaagaaggtgcCGTGATTAAACATGCACGCCTCGCTGACTACGCCACGACGCGGCTTAAACGAACACTCCCCCAGCAGATCGCTGTTCCAGTACGTATCCTGGTCATAAACAGCGAATTTAAGCAGGTTTTTCATGTTTATCTGAATGGCTCCGAACTCAAACGTCTCGGACCATTTGGGATTGTCGTTGTTATTGATGATATTAGTGCGTCTAACCTTATCATCCCCATATCTGACCTCCACTGACCCGTCTGTCTTAGTCCACTTATCGCCGTACAAGCCTTGTGCGTAGAGTTTAAAGACCTTTAAAGTGGCGAGACCTTTCCCAGCAGGACAGCAGTTGGACCTGACATTCTGATTACTGTTGCAAACACAAGCACAAGGATCCCTTTTGCTGGATCTGTGGCCGATCTGACAGGTCTCAGAGCATTTTTTCAACACAGCGTTTTTGGCGATGTACTTCTCTACGACTTCTTTCAGCCCGGCCTGGGCGGGGTGACCACTGGGCAGGATGGTGTGAATCGGCTTTAGGTTGTATTTAACCACATCAGGGGTTgttttcagagaaacaagcCAGTTGTTGTAGACGGAGGGGTTCGATTGGCCCTGAAACAGGACGTCAGCATCGTTGATCTGTCCACCGATCACCTTGGTGTTGCGTTCACTAAACGTGCTGCTGAAGCTTTGATCGTGGCCgagcttcttcttctctgcctgACAGTGTGCAGCCATGGCCTTAACGCTAACGCTGCTAAAGCTATAAGAGGCCTCGACTGTGAGACAGTCTTTGACGTCTGTCTCCGTCAGACCGCTCAGAGACGCCTGGCAGGTCCTGACAGAAGTGATGGCTTTAATTTGTCCTCCCAGAGACACTTGCTGGATGTAATGTGTCCCGTATGTGTCAATCAGGTTGAGAAACGCCGTCTCTGTCTTCTGTGAATAGGATGGAAGAGAGCTCACGTCTGATTTAAATTCAGGACTCAGTGGAGGTTTGGTTGCCATTCTGTAGCTGTGAAGCACAGGAAGAATATAGATATTAGTCATCACAGTCCTGTttcatttattgttgttattccCAACTATCCAGAGTACTGAAACAAAGAatatctgcactgcaaaaaaaggtgtttatagTGGAGTGGCTCAGTGATACAATTGTTCAGTTTATAATACAAGGGTCAAAATTGGCAtaaacactctccatgggtcacttaacaagaaaattgtccgagacatttgaaattttcaagatggccgacacccaagtggagcagttaagtgatataatggtttattaggtgatacaagcatacaaattggcatgagcagtctctgttggtcacttgacaataacccacccacagttacttgaaattccaagatggcggccatttttcaagatggccgacaccttagtggagcaattgaatgatgtAATGGTTTATTTACAGTAGCCAGAGATACAGAAAGACAGAGTTTTTAACAACCCCCTGTTAATGAGCTTCAGtcacagaaagaagaagaagaagtgtgaTACTGTTGCTCTGCAAACTTGTTGCACAGCTGatagaataaaattaatatTCATAACACAATCTATATCTGTAGACATGCAGCAGTCAGGGCGACTCGtccaatttcaaaaagcttgATGAGagaaattaaccctctggggtctgaacctatttgccctttatatacaacataatatttactatactatttggtattttctcagcacaacttcaacatgatctgactattatttattttcactttaacccactttattaacacattaagcccaaaaatacacaaaaatcatgaaatctgaactAAAAATTGTACTATTTCTCACAATAAAACCCCATGAATATGCTCAATATACTGTGtcagacctgaaaaatgtaaaacataggttacaaatatgaacatataaaggtaaaattcaaatataataaaactatacataaaaaataccataaaaacataacaAGTGTGGTCCCTGGGATGCACAAGATGAAAAAtataatggcggtctgataatttcacagttacatttttttccccacacacaataaagacgtgtaaataaacattccTCTGTAAAATGTTCAATCAAAAACtgcaatattaattaataaatgcaggctattcaattttgtgtcatttgttgtaaatttttttgcatctattttggtcaatttgtgtctattttgataattttgtgtcatctttggtcatttttgcatctaattttggttgttttgtgtctttttcagtcatttttacacgttttttttgtcaatttcaaaaggttaatttcaaatttcaaaaatggcaataaaaaagcttattgcattttttttttttttttttaaggtgtggaggattgggggtgcgtcaacccggtcgGGACATAGAAGGGAGgggcacggctaaaaaagtttgggaaacgctgatttataggaacagtgttagatgattagactcttttttccatttttacagaatgccacgcctgcctcgtcaCATCCTACTTtaacacttgaataaatatttttgtactatcaaattaaaacaatcatatctttggttttacatgaccgagGAGCATCAAacagaaagtttcaagtctgtaactTGGAGTGAAGTGGACAGCAGCGCTCCACGTCACCTCGTTTTTTGTTACGGCGctttaaaaaacatatgaaaaaagtcgacaaagacgaaaacgaaggacattttcactataattttagttagttttagttcgtttgtaaccacaaaatacagtttcagttagttatgttttttttaaaaaaaactcttgtttttatttttttatttcagtgaaagaaaatgttttttcagttctagttttggttatttcgtgagttctcgttaactataataacctcggCCCACATGCTCACCTGTAGAAGCTGCAGTAGACAGAATGGCGGTAGAAGTTGTAGTGGTCTTGTTTGGACTTCTCCATACCAAACTTTGCTTCCTTGGAGTGGGAACCTCCCACGCCAGCACCAGGACCAGCAGGGATTTCAAGGCCGACTTTCCAATCGTTGGACACTGATGAAGTGGAGTCGTTGACGAGGGTTTCCACAGAATCGTAGGCCGTGCCGGAGACCTTTAGACTGCACTTGGGGAGGGTCCTCCAGTCCACCACGGCCACCGGGACCTTCTGCAGCTGCTGGTCGGCGTAGCTGTTCCGGTACAACCTGCAGGTGTCGTTGCCGAGCTTCCATGTTTCGGTGTCGATGACGTAGGCGCCTTTTCTCTCCATTGTGACGATGTCGAAGCCTTCTCCACCCAGGTTGTAGCCGGGGACGAAGGGAGCCTTTGCACACTCCTGCGGGGTCCCGGTGATTCGGACCCTGGACGGCAGACACACAGGACTCGTGGCCCAGCACAGGAGCAGGACCTGCCACAACCTCAACATCTGGACCGGGAAATAAACAGCAACAGGAAGTtaaaatcaggggtctcaaattacctgggggccgctggagatagtatcaaaatgatcaaaaaaagacacaaaatcacagagaaaactaaattactcaaaaatgacacaaaataacaaaaaaaaggcacaaaatgaccaaaaaagacacaaaatgacccaaaaaagacacaaaattacaaaaaaagacactaaataactaaaaagagacacaaaatgacagaaaaaactaaactacttgaaaaagacacaaaattacaaaaaaagacaaaaaaattaccaaaaaaaagacacaaaattaccgaaaaaagtaattaaagggaccttccacatagtgccattcatataaaactcacattaaactttcatatcaaggtgggggctaCAAAATATCATCACTAGGGCCACAATTTGCCCGCGGGCCgctagtttgagacccatggttaaAAGCATGAACACAGAATCACTTTAACGaagcacattttttaatatctgtTTTCCATATGAACTGGATGTGATGAAACTAATGACAGAGGAATATGGAGAATTCAATATAACAGATAATTTAGCTGCTAACCCTGTTAGAAAGTTGAGTTTCCTCCAGGGGAGGGGTCGGGGGTCTTACCGTGACGGGGGACAGCCAGCTCTGTTCACCAGAAACAATATCTGAACTATTATTATAGCAAAAACTAGGAGGAGGAGTCTGGATCTCACACATTATTAATAACAGCTACATTTACCTagagtggctgtgtgtgtgtgtgtatttgtttacgtgtgtttacatgtttgtgtgtgtgtggttgtctctgtgtgtgtctgtgtatttgtgtgtgtgtgtgtgtgtgtgtctttgtttacgtgtgtgtgtgtctttgtgtgcatgtgtctgagtgtgtgtgtgtgtgtctgagtgcctgtgtgtgcgtgtgtgtgtgtgtgtgtgtgtgtctgagtgtatgtgcgtgtgtgtctgtttgtgtgtatgtgtgtttgtgcgtttatgtgtctgtatgtctgtgtgtgtggttgtgtttgtgtccttgtgtttctgtgtgtgtgtgtgtgtgtgtgtgcgtgtacctgtgtttgtgtgcgtacctgtgtgtgtgtgtatgaggggtgtgtgtgtgtgtgtatctgtgcgtgtgtgtgtgtgtgtgtgtgtgtataaaatcCAACTTGTTTACTAGAAAACTAAGATGTTTGTTCTGACTCTAAACTCTGTTGGTTCCTCATTCTGTCTggcagttttttcttttttgaagaTCTGAGGTTGTGTTTTGATGAGAATGTgattaacagcagcagcagcagtcggGCTCTGGGTGATTTATTGTCACAAACATTAATGGTTCACATTAATTCCCTTTAGTACAACTGGATGGAGAGAACAGAGTCACCACAATCACCACATTTTGAGCACGTACACCACAGTGTTGCATTTTGCAAAGAAGATGCAACACAAATGTGTTCCAAGAACACTTAATGGTCTCTATGATGTGAATATTCTGGATATTAGTAGTTAGTATGCTTTTGTCCCTTtaatacaaacaagtaataatatgcttaataggtat carries:
- the LOC131979639 gene encoding perforin-1-like encodes the protein MLRLWQVLLLCWATSPVCLPSRVRITGTPQECAKAPFVPGYNLGGEGFDIVTMERKGAYVIDTETWKLGNDTCRLYRNSYADQQLQKVPVAVVDWRTLPKCSLKVSGTAYDSVETLVNDSTSSVSNDWKVGLEIPAGPGAGVGGSHSKEAKFGMEKSKQDHYNFYRHSVYCSFYSYRMATKPPLSPEFKSDVSSLPSYSQKTETAFLNLIDTYGTHYIQQVSLGGQIKAITSVRTCQASLSGLTETDVKDCLTVEASYSFSSVSVKAMAAHCQAEKKKLGHDQSFSSTFSERNTKVIGGQINDADVLFQGQSNPSVYNNWLVSLKTTPDVVKYNLKPIHTILPSGHPAQAGLKEVVEKYIAKNAVLKKCSETCQIGHRSSKRDPCACVCNSNQNVRSNCCPAGKGLATLKVFKLYAQGLYGDKWTKTDGSVEVRYGDDKVRRTNIINNNDNPKWSETFEFGAIQINMKNLLKFAVYDQDTYWNSDLLGECSFKPRRGVVSEACMFNHGTFFFSYEVECAPSLSGDHCQEYIPSAMSPSLAKVFYTRNGVLLGETG